From Ailuropoda melanoleuca isolate Jingjing chromosome 8, ASM200744v2, whole genome shotgun sequence, a single genomic window includes:
- the BLZF1 gene encoding golgin-45 isoform X2 encodes MTTLESLETKVTLTPAPVRGAGDGMETEEPPKSVEVTSGAQPIKHHILQNPRKKAVPGESPGVLQLGKILTEKAVEVEAVRILVPKAAITHDVPNKNAKVKSLGHHRGEFLGQSEGIVEPRKELSEIKNILEKLKNSERRLLQDKEGLSNQLRVQTEVNRELKKLLVASVGDDLQYHFERLAREKNQLILENEALGQNTAQLSEQLERMSIQCDVWRSKFLASRVMADELTNSRAGLQRQNRDAQSAIQDLLSEREQFRQEMIATQKLLEELLVSLQWGREQTYYPSAQPHTTAELALTNHKLAKAINAHLLGNVGANSQKKIPSTVEFCSTPAEKMAETARTLDKPCTPVCTPVPSVPQVLPSPTQ; translated from the exons TCACCCTTACTCCAGCCCCAGTCCGAGGAGCAGGAGATGGAATGGAAACCGAGGAGCCGCCTAAATCTGTCGAAGTTACCTCTGGGGCCCAACCCATAAAGCATCACATCCTTCAGAATCCACGGAAGAAAGCCGTTCCAGGCGAAAGCCCAGGAGTTCTTCAGCTCGGGAAGATTCTTACTGAAAAAGCAGTGGAAGTTGAAGCCGTAAGAATATTAGTTCCCAAAGCTGCTATAACCCATGATGTCCCCAACAAGAATGCAAAGGTGAAGTCTCTGGGACATCACAGAGGAGAATTCCTTGGGCAGTCAGAGGGAATTGTAGAACCCAGAAAGGAACtatcagagataaagaatatATTGGAAAAGCTCAAGAACTCTGAAAGAAGGTTACTACAGGACAAGGAGGGTCTTTCAAACCAGCTCAGAGTACAGACAGAG gtcAATCGAGAGTTAAAAAAGTTGCTAGTGGCTTCTGTTGGGGATGATCTTCAGTATCATTTTGAACGTCTAGCCCGTGAGAAAAATcagcttattttagaaaatgaagccCTAGGTCAAAACACAGCTCAACTTTCTGAACAGCTAGAACGTATGTCAATACAGTGTGACGTATGGCGGAGTAAATTCCTCGCAAGCag GGTGATGGCAGATGAGTTAACCAATTCCAGAGCAGGTTTGCAGCGTCAAAACCGCGATGCACAGAGTGCCATCCAAGATCTCCTGAGTGAACGGGAGCAGTTTCGTCAGGAAATGATAGCTACCCAGAA ATTATTGGAGGAGCTCCTGGTGTCCTTGCAGTGGGGAAGAGAGCAGACTTACTACCCTAGTGCGCAGCCTCACACCACAGCAGAACTAGCATTAACAAATCACAAGTTGGCAAAAGCAATAAATGCTCATCTTCTGGGAAACGTTGGTGCTAACAGTCAGAAAAAGATTCCATCGACGGTTGAATTCTGCAGCACCCCAGCAGAAAAAATGGCTGAAAcg GCGAGAACCTTGGACAAACCGTGCACACCTGTATGTACTCCTGTGCCATCCGTTCCTCAGGTCCTGCCGTCACCTACCCAGTAG